In Prunus dulcis chromosome 1, ALMONDv2, whole genome shotgun sequence, the following are encoded in one genomic region:
- the LOC117613806 gene encoding TLD domain-containing protein 2-like isoform X1, which translates to MFTLKEKVTERLSRLFADSPDSSSSSSLPPSLDHHHPEARPDSKGGKSMSSYFSYVIPSVGFGESRSGKHQRSLSVSNVDFESQDESLHRYVECRSPGENKETENNRESDYDHVSGGSTSGSEVFEEATDQHSPQKHLPYLMDDSVFISSDLHEFLLSSLPNIVKGCQWVLLYSTSKHGISLRTLIRKSSDLSGPCLLIVGDRQGAVFGGLLEGPLKPTAKRKYQGTNQTFVFTTIYGEPRLFRPTGANRYYYMCLNDMLALGGGGNYALCLDGDLLSGTSGPCETFGNLCLAHTSEFELKNVELWGFTHASRYLP; encoded by the exons ATGTTCACTTTGAAAGAGAAGGTTACAGAGAGGCTCTCACGTCTCTTTGCTGATTCACCCGACTCAtcatcctcttcttctcttcctccctcACTGGACCATCATCATCCTGAG GCCAGGCCTGATTCTAAAGGGGGTAAATCAATgtcttcatatttttcctaCGTTATCCCGTCAGTTGGCTTTGGTGAATCCAGATCAGGCAAGCATCAACGATCACTCTCTGTTAGTAATGTAGACTTTGAATCCCAAGATGAATCCCTACATAGATATGTAGAATGTCGTTCACCAGGTGAGAACaaggaaacagaaaataatCGAGAAAGTGATTACGACCACGTTTCCGGTGGGAGCACCAGTGGTTCTGAGGTGTTTGAAGAAGCAACTGACCAGCATAGTCCACAGAAGCATCTACCCTATCTCATGGATGACTCTGTATTTATCTCCTCAGACCTGCATGAATTCTTGCTGTCATCTCTTCCTAATATAGTGAAAGGGTGCCAATGGGTTTTGCTGTATAG TACGTCGAAACATGGTATATCACTCCGTACTCTTATCCGCAAGAGTTCTGACCTCTCTGGTCCTTGTTTGCTG ATTGTTGGAGATAGGCAAGGTGCTGTGTTTGGTGGACTTCTAGAGGGCCCCTTGAAACCTAcggcaaaaagaaaatatcaa GGAACAAACCAGACATTTGTCTTTACAACCATATATGGTGAACCAAGGCTATTTAGACCAACTG GAGCCAACAGGTATTACTACATGTGTTTGAATGACATGCTAGCTCTTGGGGGTGGTGGTAACTATGCTTTATGCTTGGATGGAGATct GTTAAGTGGAACAAGCGGACCATGTGAAACATTTGGGAACTTGTGCTTGGCTCATACCTCAGAGTTTGAGTTGAAGAATGTTGAG CTTTGGGGTTTTACACATGCGTCACGGTACCTTCCTTGA
- the LOC117613806 gene encoding TLD domain-containing protein 2-like isoform X2 gives MSSYFSYVIPSVGFGESRSGKHQRSLSVSNVDFESQDESLHRYVECRSPGENKETENNRESDYDHVSGGSTSGSEVFEEATDQHSPQKHLPYLMDDSVFISSDLHEFLLSSLPNIVKGCQWVLLYSTSKHGISLRTLIRKSSDLSGPCLLIVGDRQGAVFGGLLEGPLKPTAKRKYQGTNQTFVFTTIYGEPRLFRPTGANRYYYMCLNDMLALGGGGNYALCLDGDLLSGTSGPCETFGNLCLAHTSEFELKNVELWGFTHASRYLP, from the exons ATgtcttcatatttttcctaCGTTATCCCGTCAGTTGGCTTTGGTGAATCCAGATCAGGCAAGCATCAACGATCACTCTCTGTTAGTAATGTAGACTTTGAATCCCAAGATGAATCCCTACATAGATATGTAGAATGTCGTTCACCAGGTGAGAACaaggaaacagaaaataatCGAGAAAGTGATTACGACCACGTTTCCGGTGGGAGCACCAGTGGTTCTGAGGTGTTTGAAGAAGCAACTGACCAGCATAGTCCACAGAAGCATCTACCCTATCTCATGGATGACTCTGTATTTATCTCCTCAGACCTGCATGAATTCTTGCTGTCATCTCTTCCTAATATAGTGAAAGGGTGCCAATGGGTTTTGCTGTATAG TACGTCGAAACATGGTATATCACTCCGTACTCTTATCCGCAAGAGTTCTGACCTCTCTGGTCCTTGTTTGCTG ATTGTTGGAGATAGGCAAGGTGCTGTGTTTGGTGGACTTCTAGAGGGCCCCTTGAAACCTAcggcaaaaagaaaatatcaa GGAACAAACCAGACATTTGTCTTTACAACCATATATGGTGAACCAAGGCTATTTAGACCAACTG GAGCCAACAGGTATTACTACATGTGTTTGAATGACATGCTAGCTCTTGGGGGTGGTGGTAACTATGCTTTATGCTTGGATGGAGATct GTTAAGTGGAACAAGCGGACCATGTGAAACATTTGGGAACTTGTGCTTGGCTCATACCTCAGAGTTTGAGTTGAAGAATGTTGAG CTTTGGGGTTTTACACATGCGTCACGGTACCTTCCTTGA
- the LOC117616790 gene encoding putative disease resistance protein At1g50180, with translation MAEAVVSVVLESVRDFTIQEAKFLSGVSRQVEAAQTELEFMQGFLKDADARQGQDTRVQICVAKIRDAAYDLEDIIETYGLKVDSKKKKRGLKNVLKRFACIFKEGVDVHRIGAEIENITTKISALRSNLQSYNIKEIRDRDSGGGESSLQLHERLRRSYSHVVERDVVGLESNVEELVMHLVKDENRHQVVSIWGMGGLGKTTLARKVYHHKKVSQHFHSFAWVCVSQRFQVRNVWERILIELTSATKEPKQEIKDMTDDEIAKKLFCVMEEMRCLVILDDIWSIETWNLLKVAFPNVETESTILLTTRNQAVASLPNRNVFLHKLQPLNENESWELLVKKAIPAWAEIDLGMYIKKKDLGMKMLQHCKGLPLAIIVLAGVLARKNSIREWMRVYENVREYINRGIGHEEEYEGVSRVLALSYDDLPYYLKPCFLYLSYYPEDCIISVSTLTKLWVAEGLIFLRQQGHGSEKTMEDIARDCLSELVERCLVQVGTSGSTGTIKDCRIHDLIRDMCLLKAKDESFLQINYSLQENTSSVTAQASQLGKIRRLAIYVDEKADRLVSSRDETNGHVRSLLFFGLREWRPKSEKGLLSPLKDFKVLRVLKVEGLRARRVELPSEIGNMVHLRFLSVRRSEIKTFPPSLGNLVCLQTLDFRVSSYIDMVIPNVIKKMKQLRHLYLPWNYRAKGKLELSTLGHLQTLHNLSSEYCDLKDVGRLTNLRKLKIRVLGSLQNLEEILKSTGSTLNRIRSLIVKNDTNSGEEQAMQIVSSCQGIYKLTLDGPIAELPKELHNYPNLTKLVLWSCGLKEDQMGILEKLPNLTNLKLFEKPFEENTKILVFSRGGFPSLEFLHVSRMDQITELRVEKGAMPRLCQLCIQFCSGLTTLPDGLRYLIYLKELTIRWMCRELHRRIEEDGEDFYKIQHVPSLVIGEPLD, from the exons ATGGCTGAGGCAGTTGTTTCCGTCGTGCTCGAAAGTGTCAGAGACTTCACCATTCAGGAAGCCAAGTTCTTGTCTGGAGTCAGCCGTCAAGTTGAAGCTGCACAAACTGAGCTAGAATTCATGCAGGGATTCCTCAAAGATGCAGATGCAAGACAAGGACAAGATACAAGAGTCCAGATTTGTGTTGCCAAAATTAGAGATGCGGCTTATGATTTGGAAGATATTATTGAAACTTATGGCTTGAAAGTGGattccaagaagaagaaaagaggcCTCAAGAATGTTCTCAAAAGATTTGCCTGCATCTTCAAGGAAGGGGTTGATGTTCACAGGATTGGGGCAGAAATTGAGAATATCACTACTAAAATTTCTGCGTTGAGATCGAATTTGCAGAGTTATAACATAAAGGAAATAAGGGACAGGGACAGCGGTGGTGGTGAATCTTCCTTGCAATTGCATGAGAGGCTAAGGAGAAGTTATTCTCATGTTGTTGAACGTGATGTTGTTGGGTTAGAGTCCAACGTTGAAGAATTGGTTATGCATTTGGTGAAAGATGAAAATCGTCATCAAGTTGTATCTATTTGGGGGATGGGCGGTTTAGGGAAGACCACCCTTGCAAGAAAGGTTTATCATCACAAAAAAGTAAGTCAGCATTTTCATAGTTTTGCTTGGGTCTGTGTATCTCAACGTTTTCAAGTCAGAAATGTTTGGGAAAGAATTTTAATTGAACTCACTTCTGCTACCAAGGagccaaaacaagaaattaaggaCATGACAGATGATGAAATAGCAAAGAAGCTTTTTTGTGTCATGGAAGAAATGAGATGTTTGGTGATCCTTGATGACATTTGGAGTATCGAGACATGGAATCTTTTGAAGGTTGCATTTCCAAACGTGGAAACAGAGAGCACAATACTGCTTACTACACGGAATCAAGCAGTAGCTTCGCTCCCAAATAGAAATGTTTTTCTCCACAAACTCCAGCCACTCAATGAGAATGAGAGTTGGGAActacttgtgaagaaagcaATACCTGCATGGGCTGAAATCG ACTTAGGAATGTACATAAAGAAGAAAGACTTAGGTATGAAGATGCTTCAACATTGTAAAGGTTTGCCATTAGCCATTATTGTGCTTGCTGGAGTTCTAGCTAGAAAAAACTCCATTAGAGAATGGATGAGAGTGTATGAGAATGTTCGTGAATACATAAATAGAGGCATCGGACATGAAGAAGAATACGAAGGTGTATCACGAGTGTTGGCATTGAGTTATGATGACCTACCGTATTACTTAAAAccatgttttttatatttaagtTATTATCCTGAAGATTGTATTATTTCAGTAAGTACATTGACTAAGTTATGGGTGGCAGAAGGTCTTATCTTCTTAAGACAACAAGGTCATGGTTCGGAGAAAACAATGGAGGATATAGCACGTGATTGCTTAAGTGAGTTAGTGGAAAGGTGTTTGGTTCAAGTGGGAACAAGTGGTTCAACTGGGACAATTAAAGATTGTCGAATCCATGATCTTATACGAGACATGTGTTTGTTAAAGGCAAAAGATGAAAGCTTTCTCCAAATTAACTATTCTTTGCAAGAAAATACTTCTTCTGTGACAGCCCAGGCATCACAATTGGGGAAAATTCGAAGACTTGCAATTTACGTGGATGAGAAGGCAGATAGGTTGGTTTCTTCAAGAGATGAAACAAATGGGCACGTAAGGTCTCTATTATTCTTTGGCCTAAGAGAATGGAGaccaaaaagtgaaaaaggatTACTATCTCCGTTGAAGGATTTCAAAGTGCTTAGAGTTTTGAAGGTTGAAGGTCTTCGGGCAAGAAGAGTAGAGTTGCCAAGTGAAATTGGAAATATGGTACACTTAAGGTTTCTAAGTGTGAGGAGGAGCgaaataaaaacatttccGCCATCCCTAGGTAATTTAGTATGCTTGCAAACTCTTGATTTTCGTGTTTCAAGTTATATTGACATGGTCATCCCAAATGTGATAAAGAAGATGAAACAATTAAGACATTTATATTTACCTTGGAATTACAGAGCAAAGGGTAAGCTGGAGCTGTCTACTCTTGGCCATCTACAGACCTTACATAACCTTTCAAGTGAGTATTGTGATTTGAAAGATGTTGGTAGATTAACTAATCttagaaaactgaaaataagaGTGTTAGGCTCTTTGCAAAATCTAGAGGAAATCTTAAAATCTACAGGCAGCACGCTTAACCGTATTCGGTCTCTAATCGTGAAAAACGACACGAATAGCGGTGAAGAGCAAGCTATGCAAATAGTATCAAGCTGTCAGGGTATATACAAATTGACATTGGATGGGCCAATCGCAGAATTACCAAAAGAGCTGCATAACTATCCAAACCTCACCAAGTTAGTATTATGGAGTTGTGGTCTCAAGGAGGACCAAATGGGAATACTAGAGAAGCTGCCAAACCTAACAAATTTGAAGCTTTTTGAAAAACCTTTCGAGGAGAATACAAAGATACTGGTTTTCTCCAGAGGAGGATTTCCTTCTCTTGAATTTCTTCATGTTTCTAGAATGGACCAAATAACAGAGCTGAGGGTAGAGAAAGGAGCCATGCCTCGTCTCTGTCAATTGTGCATCCAATTTTGCTCGGGATTGACTACACTTCCGGATGGGCTGAGATATCTTATTTATCTCAAGGAATTAACCATTAGATGGATGTGTAGAGAACTCCACCGTCGGATTGAGGAAGATGGAGAGGATTTCTATAAAATTCAACATGTACCTTCCCTTGTAATTGGAGAACCACTCGATTAA
- the LOC117618521 gene encoding uncharacterized protein LOC117618521, which translates to MMWRRARSSAGVNIRKLSTAVQRRIEDEGDWSYASEWWGTESEGHTVLRSTSDKGNGVVSVVAYPSSKPSELHWASTERWLQKRYEEIHGCHEQNDRFRVLGYQWRALRFNDDTRQSTVKVLAAYRQSEPGVFAVMQQPHCLAVPYLKSMISAGLAAIASCDYNLMDAVTGNESMRILCIGHGGGSLPLFLASMIQGAVVDIVEIDPLVISASVKAMGFPAFSVVTPSGKRAVSKPDTMDEVLWKGIHERLFLYESDAEEFILNNTSLYDMIFIDAYDGEDIFPHKLWDPHSPFLKALSNRLCPEHGTVVVNLHSDTEILNPDGSAPSVLQQTVPMGKYVSGVCRAYKDVVVGNGSSCGGKDSGLGFTVSVPWVCNTSLVVCRGFRVKGGHSNRDVIMNTLISKSFELENVLNLPFSCLQYIKRGFMVVD; encoded by the exons ATGATGTGGCGCCGAGCTAGATCGAGCGCGGGTGTCAACATCCGGAAGCTCTCTACCGCAGTACAACGTCGTATCGAGGACGAGGGCGACTGGTCCTACGCCTCGGAATGGTGGGGCACAGAATCTGAAGGCCACACCGTCCTCCGATCCACATCCGACAAAGGCAACGGCGTCGTTTCAGTCGTCGCCTACCCTTCGTCAAAACCCAGTGAACTCCACTGGGCATCAACGGAGAGATGGCTACAGAAAAGGTACGAAGAGATACATGGATGCCATGAACAGAACGACAGATTCAGAGTGCTCGGATATCAATGGCGCGCTCTTCGCTTCAACGATGACACTCGCCAAAGCACCGTCAAGGTTTTGGCTGCGTATCGGCAATCTGAACCTGGCGTTTTCGCCGTTATGCAGCAGCCGCATTGCTTGGCTGTTCCAT ATCTTAAGAGTATGATATCAGCTGGGTTGGCTGCTATAGCATCTTGTGATTACAATCTCATGGATGCGGTGACTGGGAACGAAAGCATGCGTATTTTGTGCATTGGCCATGGTGGGGGAAGCTTGCCATTGTTTTTGGCTAGTATGATTCAAG GTGCTGTTGTTGACATAGTTGAAATCGACCCCCTTGTTATCTCGGCCTCAGTTAAAGCTATGGGGTTTCCAGCTTTCTCAGTTGTTACTCCATCGGGCAAGCGTGCTGTCTCAAAACCCGATACCATGGATGAGGTTCTGTGGAAAGGCATCCACGAGAGGCTGTTCCTCTATGAGTCCGATGCTGAGGAGTTCATTCTCAACAACACCAGCTTGTACGATATGATCTTCATTGATGCTTATGATGGCGAAGATATCTTCCCTCACAAGTTATGGGATCCACATTCCCCATTTTTAAAAGCTCTCAGCAATCGGCTTTGCCCTGAACATGGCACGGTTGTGGTGAACCTTCATTCGGACACTGAGATCTTGAACCCTGATGGCTCTGCTCCATCCGTTCTGCAGCAAACCGTGCCAATGGGAAAGTACGTCTCGGGGGTTTGCCGGGCATACAAGGACGTGGTAGTGGGTAATGGAAGTAGTTGTGGAGGAAAAGATTCTGGTTTGGGGTTTACTGTTTCAGTTCCTTGGGTGTGCAATACGTCTCTGGTTGTCTGCAGAGGCTTTAGGGTTAAGGGTGGGCATAGCAACAGAGATGTAATCATGAACACTCTCATATCCAAATCCTTTGAGCTGGAAAATGTTCTCAACTTGCCATTCTCTTGTTTGCAATATATAAAGAGAGGTTTTATGGTTGTTGATTAA
- the LOC117614826 gene encoding pentatricopeptide repeat-containing protein At4g33170-like encodes MNQVSMQPPPPPPQPPNADPRILHARAITAANIDRSLRNNLITLYSKSNLLSYSLRLFHQISSPNVVSWTAVISAHCNTLFALQHFVSMLRHPTFPNQRTFASLFKTCASLPSLSFGLALHSLSLKLGVSAQPFSGSALIHFYSKCRLPIEARKMLDEIPHKDEVCYAAVIVGLAQNSRPVEALSTFADMKCSDIGSTMYSVSGALRAARELAVLEQCRIIHSHAIVTGLDGNVIVGTALIDSYGKAGLVSDARQVFDENLSSMNIVGWNVMLAGYAQQGDTKSMLEVFNAMEARGLVPDEYSFLAILTSFCNAGLVSETDWWLTRMNVDYGLEPAIEHYTCLVGAMGRAGQLEEAERAALTMPLIPDAAVWRSLLSSSAYHKAPDFARSMAKRLLEIDPHDDSAYVIAANVLSNAGRWDEVAEVRKMMKDRRVQKEGGRSWIEVRGEVHVFFARDRRHERMNEIYAKLVELMEEIGKLGYVPVWDEILLEVGEWEKKEALWYHSEKLAVAFAVVSGAAPPGKSIRIVKNLRICRDCHEAFKYICRVLEREIIVRDVNRYHRFVNGSCTCGDIW; translated from the coding sequence ATGAACCAAGTCTCAATGCAACCACCCCCTCCTCCACCGCAACCACCCAACGCAGACCCTCGCATCCTCCACGCCCGAGCCATCACCGCCGCCAACATCGACCGTTCCCTCCGCAACAACCTCATCACTCTCTACTCCAAGTCCAATCTCCTCTCCTACTCTCTCCGCCTCTTTCACCAAATCTCTTCTCCCAATGTCGTCTCATGGACGGCCGTAATCTCGGCCCACTGCAACACCCTCTTTGCCCTCCAACACTTTGTTTCCATGCTCCGCCACCCCACTTTCCCTAACCAGCGCACCTTCGCTTCCCTCTTCAAAACCTGCGCttctctcccttctctctccttcggCCTTGCCCTCCACTCCCTCTCTCTCAAGCTCGGCGTCTCGGCGCAGCCCTTTTCTGGGTCTGCCCTCATTCATTTTTACTCCAAATGTCGCTTACCCATTGAAGCCCGCAAGATGCTCGATGAAATTCCCCACAAAGACGAGGTTTGTTATGCAGCGGTGATTGTTGGGTTGGCCCAGAACTCGAGACCCGTTGAGGCGTTGTCCACTTTTGCTGACATGAAATGTTCTGATATTGGGTCTACTATGTATAGTGTTTCCGGCGCACTTCGTGCTGCAAGGGAGCTTGCTGTGTTGGAGCAATGTAGGATCATACATTCTCATGCTATAGTTACGGGACTTGATGGAAATGTTATTGTGGGGACGGCTTTGATTGATTCGTATGGGAAAGCTGGGCTTGTGTCTGATGCTAGACAGGTTTTTGATGAGAACTTGTCAAGCATGAACATTGTGGGGTGGAATGTGATGCTGGCTGGATATGCACAACAGGGGGATACGAAATCGATGCTTGAGGTTTTCAATGCAATGGAAGCTCGGGGTCTTGTGCCGGATGAATATAGTTTTTTGGCAATTTTAACGTCATTTTGCAATGCAGGTTTGGTTTCTGAGACTGATTGGTGGCTGACCCGGATGAATGTAGATTATGGGTTGGAACCAGCAATCGAGCATTATACGTGTTTGGTTGGTGCAATGGGAAGGGCTGGTCAATTGGAAGAGGCTGAAAGGGCTGCACTGACAATGCCGTTGATACCAGACGCTGCAGTGTGGCGATCATTGCTATCAAGTTCAGCGTATCATAAAGCACCTGATTTCGCTAGGTCCATGGCTAAACGGTTATTGGAAATTGACCCACATGATGACTCTGCTTATGTAATTGCTGCAAATGTGTTATCAAACGCTGGAAGGTGGGATGAAGTTGCAGAAGTGAGGAAGATGATGAAAGATAGGAGGGTACAGAAGGAAGGTGGAAGGAGTTGGATCGAGGTACGGGGGGAAGTTCATGTCTTTTTCGCCCGGGACAGAAGGCATGAAAGAATGAATGAGATCTATGCTAAATTGGTAGAGTTGATGGAGGAGATAGGAAAATTAGGATATGTGCCGGTTTGGGATGAGATATTGCTTGAAGTAGGGGAATGGGAGAAAAAGGAAGCCCTTTGGTATCACAGTGAGAAGTTGGCAGTAGCATTTGCAGTGGTGAGTGGCGCGGCACCACCAGGCAAGTCAATAAGGATTGTGAAGAATTTGAGGATATGCCGGGATTGCCATGAGGCATTCAAGTATATCTGTAGAGTATTGGAGAGGGAGATCATTGTGAGAGATGTAAACAGATACCATAGATTTGTTAATGGTAGTTGTACTTGTGGAGATATATGGTAG